A part of Gemmatimonas groenlandica genomic DNA contains:
- a CDS encoding acyl-CoA mutase large subunit family protein: MSERLSPSGIPIPGVVRPDDVHVDYTRDLADPGQFPFTRGVQPTMYRGRLWTMRQYAGFGTARSTNERFRLLLEAGQTGLSVAFDLPTQMGIDSDSPRASGEVGRVGVAIDTVDDMHVLLDGIPLDKVSSSMTINSTASTLLAMYIVVAEERGIARSALSGTVQNDILKEYIARGTYIYPPDPSLALTAEMFRFCAAEVPQWNPISISGYHIREAGATAVQEVAFTFADAIAYVQQAVDTGLAVDAFAPRLSFFFAAHSDLFEEVAKFRAARRLWARLMRERFGANDTSCKLRFHTQTGGVTLTAQQPLNNVVRVTVQALAATLGGTQSLHTNGYDEALALPTAEAATLALRTQQIVGYESGVAQTADPLAGSWYVEQLTDAVEARALELLERVDALGGAAAAIRAGFFQEEIGRSAYEYQLRVEAGETVVVGVNRFGDGQDPPIIPSPDFSALEVGQVAGLKQVKASRDNAAVQAALQAIFEIAPEYLPAHVGARAPLMPRIIDAVRLRASVGEIADTLEQVWGRYQPTM; this comes from the coding sequence ATGAGCGAGCGACTCTCCCCCTCCGGCATTCCGATCCCAGGCGTCGTCCGTCCGGACGACGTCCACGTTGATTACACCCGTGACCTGGCCGATCCCGGTCAGTTTCCCTTCACGCGTGGCGTGCAGCCCACGATGTACCGCGGTCGTCTCTGGACGATGCGCCAGTACGCGGGCTTCGGTACGGCACGCTCCACCAACGAGCGATTCCGCTTGTTGCTGGAAGCGGGGCAGACGGGACTCTCGGTCGCCTTCGACTTGCCCACGCAGATGGGCATCGATTCCGACTCGCCGCGCGCGAGCGGAGAAGTGGGCCGCGTCGGCGTCGCCATCGATACCGTCGACGACATGCACGTCTTGCTCGACGGCATTCCGCTCGACAAAGTCTCGTCGTCGATGACGATCAACTCCACGGCATCGACGTTGCTCGCCATGTACATCGTGGTGGCCGAAGAGCGTGGGATCGCCCGCTCCGCGCTGTCGGGTACCGTGCAGAACGACATTCTCAAGGAGTACATCGCGCGCGGCACGTACATCTATCCGCCCGATCCGTCGCTCGCGCTCACGGCCGAGATGTTCCGCTTCTGCGCCGCTGAAGTGCCGCAGTGGAATCCGATTTCGATTTCGGGATACCACATCCGCGAAGCGGGTGCCACGGCGGTGCAGGAAGTGGCGTTCACGTTCGCCGATGCCATCGCCTACGTGCAGCAGGCGGTCGACACGGGTCTGGCCGTCGACGCGTTCGCGCCGCGCTTGTCGTTCTTCTTCGCCGCGCACAGCGATCTGTTCGAAGAAGTCGCGAAGTTCCGTGCCGCACGGCGATTGTGGGCGCGCCTCATGCGCGAACGCTTCGGCGCCAACGACACCAGCTGCAAGTTGCGCTTTCACACGCAGACCGGTGGTGTCACGCTCACTGCACAGCAGCCGCTCAACAATGTGGTGCGCGTTACCGTCCAGGCGCTCGCGGCCACACTGGGCGGCACGCAGTCGCTGCACACGAATGGCTACGATGAGGCGCTGGCGCTGCCGACCGCCGAAGCCGCGACGCTCGCGCTGCGCACGCAACAGATCGTGGGCTATGAGTCTGGCGTGGCACAGACCGCGGACCCGCTCGCCGGCAGTTGGTATGTGGAGCAGCTCACCGATGCCGTCGAAGCGCGCGCGCTCGAGTTGCTGGAGCGTGTGGACGCCCTCGGCGGTGCCGCCGCGGCGATTCGCGCCGGCTTCTTCCAGGAAGAGATCGGACGTAGCGCGTATGAGTACCAGCTTCGTGTCGAAGCGGGCGAAACCGTGGTGGTGGGGGTGAATCGTTTCGGCGACGGACAGGACCCGCCAATCATTCCCTCCCCGGACTTCAGCGCGCTGGAAGTGGGGCAGGTGGCCGGACTGAAGCAGGTAAAGGCCTCGCGCGACAACGCCGCCGTGCAGGCCGCGTTGCAGGCGATTTTCGAGATCGCGCCGGAGTATCTCCCGGCCCATGTCGGTGCGCGCGCGCCGCTCATGCCGCGCATCATCGACGCGGTACGCCTGCGCGCCTCGGTTGGCGAAATTGCCGACACGCTCGAGCAGGTGTGGGGTCGATATCAGCCGACAATGTGA
- the fbp gene encoding class 1 fructose-bisphosphatase, whose protein sequence is MVRHTATSVVTIERFIIEQERMFPEATGELSGILYDMALAGKMIANKVRSAGLADILGATSDVNVQGEVQQKLDVISNEIIVKAFDHGGRLCAMASEEEPDIIHIPEGFRAGKYVLLFDPLDGSSNIDVNVPVGTIFSVYQKITRGARGEMEDMLQPGRRQVAAGYVIYGSSTMLVYTTGQGAHGFTLDPSIGEFLLSHPNIQIPTRARYLSVNDAYEQDWPEPTRALMRRYRGLDGQRSPLNVRYVGSLVADFHRNLLGGGVFCYPANEKAPKGKLRLLYEANPLAFIAEQAGGLATNGFGRILDVQPTELHERTPLYLGSKAEVETVAEFPLPQYVAPGIPERRGTRTAAPTPTVAS, encoded by the coding sequence GTGGTCAGGCATACTGCGACGTCCGTCGTCACGATCGAACGCTTCATCATCGAACAGGAGCGCATGTTCCCCGAGGCGACCGGCGAATTGTCGGGCATCCTCTACGACATGGCGCTCGCCGGCAAGATGATCGCCAACAAGGTGCGAAGCGCCGGACTCGCGGACATTCTCGGCGCCACGAGCGATGTGAATGTGCAGGGAGAGGTCCAGCAGAAGCTTGACGTGATTTCGAACGAGATCATCGTCAAAGCGTTCGACCATGGCGGTCGCTTGTGCGCGATGGCGTCCGAAGAGGAGCCGGACATCATCCACATTCCCGAAGGTTTTCGCGCCGGCAAGTATGTGCTGCTGTTCGATCCCCTCGACGGTTCGTCCAACATCGACGTGAACGTGCCGGTGGGAACGATCTTCTCGGTGTATCAGAAGATCACCCGTGGTGCGCGTGGCGAGATGGAGGACATGCTGCAGCCGGGTCGCCGTCAGGTGGCCGCCGGGTATGTCATCTACGGCTCGAGTACGATGCTGGTGTATACCACCGGACAGGGCGCCCACGGCTTCACGCTCGATCCGTCCATTGGCGAGTTTCTGCTGTCGCACCCGAACATTCAGATCCCGACCCGTGCGCGGTATCTGTCGGTGAACGACGCGTACGAACAGGATTGGCCGGAACCCACGCGCGCGCTCATGCGTCGCTATCGCGGGCTGGACGGTCAGCGCTCGCCGCTGAACGTGCGCTACGTGGGATCACTCGTCGCCGACTTCCATCGCAACCTCCTCGGTGGCGGCGTGTTTTGCTATCCGGCCAACGAGAAGGCGCCCAAGGGTAAGCTGCGCCTGTTGTATGAGGCGAATCCATTGGCGTTCATCGCCGAGCAGGCGGGTGGCTTGGCCACCAACGGGTTCGGTCGCATCCTCGACGTGCAGCCCACCGAACTACACGAGCGGACGCCGCTCTACCTCGGCAGCAAAGCCGAAGTGGAAACGGTCGCCGAGTTCCCGCTGCCGCAGTACGTCGCACCGGGCATTCCGGAGCGGCGTGGAACGCGAACCGCAGCGCCGACTCCGACAGTCGCGTCCTGA